CCAATCTCCAATACTTTTTCATTTATGTCGAACTTCTCATGATGATGACCGGCAGCCAAATCTGTACCAAAAATCATATACGTACTTAGTCCACCGTTCTCGATCACTTTATTCATCATATATGTTGCGTCTTCTGATCCTATAGGAAATGGTGCACTATCCAACACTTTATCTACAATTGGAACGTCAGATAGAACTTTTTGAATATAATTCTTCAATTGTTTACTGGATTGACTCGTATTCGCCTCTCCAACAATCTCTACTTTATAGTCAATATCATACATTTGTGCGGCACCTTTAATAATATTCATCGCCTTAGCCACCATATATGTATTGATTTCTGTCGTTTCTCCACGAGTTTCTACCTGCATTTCAGCAAAAGCGGGAATAATATTACGATCGTACCCTGAGCGTAATTTACCTACGTTTATTTGTGATTGACCTTTACCGCTTCTCGGTATGCTATGCAAATTAAGGACTGCGGAAGATGCGGCCAATAAAGCGTTTTTCCCCTCTTCCGGAAAACCACCCGCATGGGAAGCTTTACCTTTGAATACGACATTGAATTTCGTAGTGGCAAGAAAGTTATCAATTCCACTGACTACTGTTCCCAAATCAACATTTATACCTACATGCGATGTAAGGAAGAGATCAACGTCGTCAACAACTCCCGCAGCAACCATTGACTTTGCACCTCTTACTCCTTCTTCAGCAGGTTGGAATATTAATTTATATGTACCTGTAAGCTCCTCGCGATGTTTTGCCAGATAATTTGCTACGGCAAGTCCAATCGATGTATGTGCGTCATGCCCGCATGCATGCATCTCCCCTTCGTGGATGGAGGCAAAGTTTTGCTCCACTGGCACATGACTGATGTCAACGCTTTCATTAATATGAAGCGCATCCATATCAAAACGAATACCGACAGTGGGACCCGGTTTATTCATTCGGATTGTTCCTACGACCCCTGTGTAGCCGCCAGTAAAATAATTTACCCACTTTCTATTTGCGCCTTCATCAATTGCCCTCTGTTCATGCCGGGCCAGTATCTCATGGGGGGGAACACCCATACGTGACTGTTCATCGATAACCTCTTTACCAAGTTGTAATTCA
The Sporosarcina sp. P33 genome window above contains:
- a CDS encoding amidohydrolase; translation: MVSQQARCIDELIPLMTRWRRDLHKYAEPGWLEFRTASIVADELEALGYELQLGKEVIDEQSRMGVPPHEILARHEQRAIDEGANRKWVNYFTGGYTGVVGTIRMNKPGPTVGIRFDMDALHINESVDISHVPVEQNFASIHEGEMHACGHDAHTSIGLAVANYLAKHREELTGTYKLIFQPAEEGVRGAKSMVAAGVVDDVDLFLTSHVGINVDLGTVVSGIDNFLATTKFNVVFKGKASHAGGFPEEGKNALLAASSAVLNLHSIPRSGKGQSQINVGKLRSGYDRNIIPAFAEMQVETRGETTEINTYMVAKAMNIIKGAAQMYDIDYKVEIVGEANTSQSSKQLKNYIQKVLSDVPIVDKVLDSAPFPIGSEDATYMMNKVIENGGLSTYMIFGTDLAAGHHHEKFDINEKVLEIGLAAYIEIIGGIAKFTIENEFR